The following proteins are encoded in a genomic region of Diabrotica virgifera virgifera chromosome 1, PGI_DIABVI_V3a:
- the LOC126882510 gene encoding uncharacterized protein LOC126882510, producing the protein MFQNMNIKLNINKNENSKPTVSSTDKQVTKRKHPTLSPIISTNNIESFEDFCSDDSVKDPDYEYSNGDANNRRSSSSSSGSNSCSCSSSSSSSSDSEADQACSKAVAPSKIENILRCFSSSSTNEDETPRDCVAEPVAGRFTNNNFSNPSDPVASRSTISADIASPCIEGNENVNSRKERKRKATPNNWLRAKAKILRNSGKSYLSNSKKEMTIVPAKSLKAPCSEKCKQNCVQKITETQRQQIFDNYWTMGDLQRQREFILRHLSVVEPRHSYKIHNSNRGKNNAFYFTVNNERIRVCKIFFKATLDITDITVRTVLKKKNNACGILDLDNRGKHSQHFTIDPAIKEGIRRHIDSIPKIESHYCRSDTKRLYIDGGKTIAELHRDYELDCDSKDLPSGNYLMYYKIFNSEFNIAFFQPKKDQCQDCTSFSNAVEKDKEELRKMYDTHLKEKNLARQNKEDDKQYTPDNCIVAVYDLQAAMPCPRGDASNFYYVSKLNVYNFTIYNLKSKDTACFVWHEGEGK; encoded by the coding sequence ATGTTCCAAAACATGAACATTAAACTGAATatcaacaaaaatgaaaatagtaAACCGACTGTCTCATCAACTGACAAGCAAGTTACCAAAAGAAAACACCCGACCTTATCCCCCATAATATCTACAAACAACATAGAAAGTTTTGAGGATTTTTGTTCCGATGATAGTGTCAAAGACCCAGATTACGAGTATTCGAATGGTGATGCAAATAACCGTAGAAGTTCAAGCAGCTCAAGTGGTTCGAACAGCTGCTCCTGTAGTTCAAGCAGTTCGTCCAGTTCAGATTCTGAAGCAGATCAAGCTTGTTCAAAAGCAGTTGCGCCATCTAAAATAGAAAATATCCTGAGGTGTTTTTCGTCATCTAGCACCAACGAAGATGAAACTCCACGCGATTGTGTTGCTGAACCAGTAGCTGGAAGGTTTACAAATAACAATTTTAGTAACCCTTCTGATCCCGTAGCTTCACGGTCTACAATTTCTGCAGATATAGCTTCTCCATGTATTGAAGGTAATGAAAATGTTAATTCGAGAAAAGAACGGAAACGAAAAGCTACACCCAATAACTGGTTACGCGCCAAAGCGAAAATTTTGAGAAATTCTGGTAAGTCTTACTTGTCTAATTCAAAAAAAGAAATGACCATAGTCCCTGCAAAGTCTTTAAAAGCACCATGTTCTGAAAAATGCAaacaaaattgtgtacaaaagaTTACAGAAACACAACGCCAGCAAATTTTTGATAACTATTGGACCATGGGAGACTTGCAGAGACAACGTGAATTTATTCTACGCCATCTTTCAGTGGTTGAACCAAGACATTCTTACAAAATTCATAATAGTAATCGTGGAAAAAATAATGCTTTTTATTTTACTGTTAATAATGAACGAATTAGagtatgtaaaatattttttaaagccACGTTAGATATTACTGATATTACAGTCCGCACCGtacttaagaagaagaataacgcATGTGGAATACTAGATCTGGACAATCGAGGCAAACATAGCCAACATTTTACTATTGATCCTGCTATAAAAGAGGGTATTAGACGCCACATAGACTCCATACCTAAAATTGAAAGCCACTACTGTCGGTCCGACACAAAGAGGCTTTATATTGATGGAGGTAAAACTATAGCAGAGTTGCATAGAGATTATGAACTCGATTGCGATTCAAAAGATCTACCAAGCGGCAATTActtaatgtattataaaatttttaacaGCGAATTTAACATTGCCTTTTTCCAACCGAAAAAGGATCAGTGTCAGGATTGCACATCTTTTAGTAATGCCGTAGAAAAAGATAAGGAAGAGTTGAGGAAAATGTATGATACGCACTTAAAAGAAAAGAATCTAGCAAGACAAAATAAAGAAGACGACAAACAGTATACTCCCGATAATTGTATTGTAGCCGTGTATGATCTTCAAGCTGCAATGCCTTGTCCTAGAGGCGATGCGTCAAACTTTTACTA